TATTGTAATCGCCAAACTAATCAAGAAAAGTATTGAAGCTAAAAGCCCAAAAACACGGTATTCGGGAGGCTTTAATGCAAAACAAATTTTGGCTGCTCGGAAAATCGTTTCTGATAAGATACTGGATAAAATCATTATGAATCAATTTAAGGGATAAATACGATGAGAGAGTTAGTTCAGCAAAATATTGTTTTATTCTCCTCTAAAACAGGAGAATTTACCCATGACCCGTTTGTATCTGAACATTGGTTGGTCTTTATAGTATCGGGCTTTTCAGAAATATTTTCACCCGAAGGGGGCATTTCGTACCCAGCTGAAACATTAGTTTTGGTTCGGAAAAATCAATTGGTAAAAACTGTAAAAAAAACCGATGGCGAAAAACCCTTTATGTCTATTAGTATTTGTATTGACCAACAAACCTTGAAAAAATTCAGTGCTGAGTACGACATAAAAGCAGATGGCGTTTACTCGGGTGAACCCAATATCCGAATAGAAAATGATGAGTTTATGAAAGCCTATTTCAATTCGCTGATGCCGTATTTTTCCCAACCCGAAAAACTAACACCTATTTTGGCACAAATAAAAACAGCCGAAATAATTGAAATGCTGCTTCAGAAACCAGCTATGAAAAACTTTTTGTTTGATTTTAGCGAACCTCATAAAATAGATTTAGAAGAATACATGAACAGGTATTTTTCATACAATGTTCCAATTACCCAATTTGCTCAGCTTACGGGTCGCAGTATCTCTTCATTCAAGCGAGACTTTACGAAGACATTCAATGCTACACCCGAAAGGTGGCTACAAAAACGCAGGTTGGAAATGGCCTATTTTCTTATCGCTCAAAAGGACAGAAAACCATCTGATGTCTATTTGGAGGTTGGTTTTGAAAACTTGTCGCACTTTTCAACCGCTTTTAAGAAAGAGTTTGGCGTAAATGCTTCTTTATTGTAGCACAAAAACTTGGTCATTTAATAGCAAATGCTATGGTTTTGAACTTCACAACAAAGAAAAATTGAACTTCACAACAAAGTGTCATGCTGTTTTAATGGCAAACTTTGCATTGTTAATTTAAAACAATCAGCATGAACAATCAAATAGTATTAGTAACTGGAGGCACTGGTTTTGTGGGTATCCACTGCATTTTACAATTATTGCAGAAAGGCTTTTCTGTCAATACCACCATTCGCTCTTTAGCCAAAAAAGAAAGCATCATTGTAGCCCTGAAAGACGGCGGAATCGATGATTTTAGCCGTTTGTCTTTCTACGAAGCAGACCTCACAAACGATGCAGGGTGGACAGAAGCGATGACAGGGGTGAGCTACGTATTGCATGTAGCGTCGCCTTTTCCTGCCCAAAATCCAACCGATGAGAATGAACTTATTATACCAGCCCGAGACGGAGCTTTACGGGTGTTGAAGGCTGCCAAAAATGCTAGTGTAAAACGTGTGGTGCTTACGTCGTCTTTCGCTGCTGTTGGTTATAGTATCAATCCTAAAGACCATATTTTTACGGAAGATGATTGGACAGATGCCAACGTTCCGCTTCCTGCCTATATCAAATCTAAAACCCTAGCAGAAAAAGCAGCTTGGGATTTTATAGAAAACGAAGGAAAAGGC
The DNA window shown above is from Flectobacillus major DSM 103 and carries:
- a CDS encoding helix-turn-helix domain-containing protein gives rise to the protein MRELVQQNIVLFSSKTGEFTHDPFVSEHWLVFIVSGFSEIFSPEGGISYPAETLVLVRKNQLVKTVKKTDGEKPFMSISICIDQQTLKKFSAEYDIKADGVYSGEPNIRIENDEFMKAYFNSLMPYFSQPEKLTPILAQIKTAEIIEMLLQKPAMKNFLFDFSEPHKIDLEEYMNRYFSYNVPITQFAQLTGRSISSFKRDFTKTFNATPERWLQKRRLEMAYFLIAQKDRKPSDVYLEVGFENLSHFSTAFKKEFGVNASLL
- a CDS encoding SDR family oxidoreductase, which produces MNNQIVLVTGGTGFVGIHCILQLLQKGFSVNTTIRSLAKKESIIVALKDGGIDDFSRLSFYEADLTNDAGWTEAMTGVSYVLHVASPFPAQNPTDENELIIPARDGALRVLKAAKNASVKRVVLTSSFAAVGYSINPKDHIFTEDDWTDANVPLPAYIKSKTLAEKAAWDFIENEGKGLELTVINPVGIFGPVIGDISSASLDIAVKGILNGTTTESPNFTMGVVDVRDVATIHILAMEHPKAAGERFIASADGVMSFYDVAELFKKERPEQAENIATMQPTAQDFYIEMTNQKAKTVLGWQPKSKEEALLASVDSLKK